One window of Mesotoga infera genomic DNA carries:
- a CDS encoding sodium:proton antiporter, with protein DEDQHVFGTVTVYSGGLAALSITLFLYVVINGHITPGGGFVGGVVLATGVITYGLTSSFKKASVHYDKLKIGILENISLMIIFAFSTLIILFPETHSQLLSAAGFGSTFSGGLIPILNILIGIKVYAGAWKMSSEFINRRGTL; from the coding sequence CGACGAAGATCAGCACGTCTTCGGGACCGTTACAGTCTATAGCGGCGGCCTTGCCGCCTTGTCGATAACCCTTTTCCTATATGTCGTAATAAACGGTCACATAACCCCGGGTGGAGGCTTTGTTGGCGGAGTTGTCCTTGCAACCGGCGTAATCACTTATGGCCTAACTTCCAGTTTCAAGAAGGCAAGTGTTCATTATGATAAGTTGAAGATTGGAATACTTGAGAACATAAGTCTCATGATAATTTTTGCATTCTCAACTTTGATTATCCTTTTCCCAGAAACCCACTCACAATTACTTTCTGCGGCTGGCTTTGGTTCTACTTTCAGCGGTGGGTTAATCCCGATCCTGAACATTCTTATCGGAATCAAAGTGTACGCCGGCGCATGGAAGATGTCCAGTGAGTTCATAAATAGGCGGGGGACATTATGA
- a CDS encoding Na+/H+ antiporter subunit C, whose amino-acid sequence MTGTIVIYFSISGMLVGTIGMILSKDLIKKILSFGIVETSINLMYTGISARSGIIPPIVSGDFSSAFYADPIPQAVIITGIVISFALLCLSLVFAIIIYNRYHTMNVETIEMIFERETQ is encoded by the coding sequence ATGACAGGAACTATCGTAATCTATTTCTCAATTTCGGGAATGCTCGTGGGGACGATTGGAATGATTCTCTCGAAGGACCTCATAAAGAAGATTCTCTCTTTCGGTATTGTGGAGACTTCGATAAACCTCATGTACACAGGAATCTCAGCAAGAAGTGGGATAATACCTCCCATAGTCAGTGGTGATTTTTCGAGTGCTTTCTACGCCGACCCCATACCTCAAGCAGTCATAATCACAGGGATTGTGATATCATTTGCCCTGCTTTGTCTTTCACTCGTATTCGCGATCATAATATACAACAGATACCACACAATGAACGTTGAGACGATCGAAATGATCTTCGAGAGGGAGACACAGTGA